The following coding sequences are from one Arachis hypogaea cultivar Tifrunner chromosome 7, arahy.Tifrunner.gnm2.J5K5, whole genome shotgun sequence window:
- the LOC140174343 gene encoding uncharacterized protein — MLAWSIELSQFDIKFEPQYTIKAQAMADVIAEMTPGNSTPKSWKLHVDGSSNVTSGGAGVILENQNGVVIEQSVRYKFSVSNNQAEYEALLAGLALAKEVGAKVLEINTDSQVVSFQINGDYQTRDPLLQQYLAKVNKLKEEFNQVTIRHVPRERNARADLLSKLASTKPGHGSKSLIQEVIKSPSISTTTNAYLTLSHQGSWTYPILQYLLKETLPKDPKEEKRTKREAANYTVVAGQLYKRGFSQPLLKCVEPGDTEYILREIHEGCCGHHVGVEHPQMNGQVESANKIIVKGLKKRLDEAKRLWADELGSVLWSYRTTPQTATGENPFRLTYGTEAVIPVEIGDPSPRRTIGGNDEEAE; from the exons atgctagcatggtccatcgAACTATCCCAATTCGATATCAAGTTCGAACCCCAATACACGATCAAAGCACAAGCCATGGCCGACGTTATCGCCGAAATGACACCGGGAAATTCCACCCCCAAATCCTGGAAACTACACGTTGACGGCTCCTCGAACGTCACTTCTGGAGGTGCCGGAGTCATTCTCGAAAATCAAAACGGAGTCGTGATTGAACAGTCAGTCCGATACAAATTCTCAGTCTCaaataaccaagcagaatacgaggccctcCTGGCGGGCTTAGCCCTAGCCAAAGAAGTCGGAGCAAAGGTCCTGGAAATTAACACggattcacaagtagtcagttTCCAAATTAACGGAGACTACCAAACACGAGATCCCCTACTACAAcagtaccttgccaaagttaaCAAATTAAAGGAAGAGTTCAATCAGGTAACCATACGGCACGTCCCCAGGGAACGTAATGCCAGGGCTGACCTCCTCTCTAAACTAGCCAGCACTAAACCAGGACACGGCAGCAAATCCCTAATTCAGGAAGTCATCAAATCACCGTCCATATCCACGACGACTAACGCCTATCTGACACTCTCCCACCAAGGATCATGGACCTATCCCATCCTGCAATATCTCCTCAAAGAAACACTGCCCAAAGACCCCAAAGAGGAAAAACGGACAAAAAGGGAAGCCGCCAACTATACAGTCGTCGCAGGACAACTATACAAACGCGGATTCTCGCAACCCCTACTCAAATGCGTCGAGCCCGGAGACACGGAGTACATACTCCGTGAAATCCATGAAGGTTGTTGCGGCCACCACGTCGGAG TCGAACACCCCCAAATGAACGGACAAGTGGAATCCGCAAACAAAATAATAGTCAAAGGACTCAAGAAACGGCTCGACGAAGCCAAAAGACTATGGGCGGACGAACTCGGATCGGTCTTATGGTCGTACCGCACGACCCCCCAAACAGCCACCGGGGAAAACCCCTTCCGATTAACATACGGCACGGAGGCTGTTATCCCAGTAGAGATAGGAGACCCCAGTCCACGGAGAACGATCGGGGGTAACGATGAAGAAGCAGAATGA